Within the Streptomyces sp. NBC_00554 genome, the region CGAGGCGTCGATCGCGGTGGCCGCAGCGAAGGTGCACACCGCCGCCACCGCCGTGGAAGTGGCAGGCGCGCTCTTCGAGGTGTCCGGCACCCGCTCGGCCCTCAACTCCCTCAATCTGCACCGGCATTGGCGCGACGCCCGGACCCACACCCTGCACGACCCGGCCCGCTGGAAGATCCAGCACATCGGCCGCTACGTACTCAACGGCACGAAGCCGCCCCGGCACGGCCTGCTCTGAAACGGAGACCCACGTGTCCCTCACCTTCCACTGGTTCCTGCCCACCAACGGCGACAGCCGCCACGTCGTCGGCGGTGGCCACGGCACCCCGGCGACCGTCTCGGGACGGGACCGGCCGCCGACGGTCGCCTATCTGAGCCAGATCGCCCGCGCCGCCGAGGACCTGGGTTTCGTCGGCGCGCTCACGCCCACCGGTGCCTGGTGCGAGGACGCCTGGCTGACCACCGCGATGGTCAGCCAGAACACCGAACGGCTCAAGTTCCTGGTCGCCTTCCGGCCCGGCTTCGTCTCGCCCACGCTCGCCGCGCAGATGGCGTCCACCTTCCAGCGCCAGACCGGCGGACGGCTGCTTCTCAATGTGGTCACCGGCGGCGAGAGCCACGAGCAGCGTGCCTACGGCGACTTCCTCGACAAGGACGCCCGATACCGCCGTACCGGCGAATTCCTCCAAATCGTCCGGGAGTTGTGGGACGGCAAGACCGTCGACCTCTCCGGTGAACACCTCCAGGTCGAGGACGCCAAGCTCGCCCGCGTGCCCGACCCGGTCCCCGAGATCTACTTCGGCGGTTCCTCACCCATCGCCGGTGAGATCGCCGCCCGCCACGTGGACGTCTACCTCACCTGGGGCGAGCCGCCCGCGCAGGTCGCCGAGAAGATCGCCTGGGTCCGCGGGCTCGCCGAGAAGGAGGGCCGGAGCGTCCGGTTCGGGATCCGGCTGCACGTCATCACCCGCGACACCTCCGAGCAGGCCTGGGCCGAGGCGCACAAGCTCCTCGACGGCTTCGACCCGGAGACCGTGAAGTCCGTACAGGCAGGGCTCGCGCGGAGCGAGTCCGAGGGCCAGCAGCGCATGCTCGCCCTGCACGGCGGCAGCCGCGACGGCCTGGAGATCCACCCCAACCTCTGGGCCGGTATCGGGCTGGTCCGCGGCGGCGCGGGCACCGCCCTGGTCGGCAGCCACGACGAGGTCGCCGAGCGGATCAAGGAGTACCACGCCCTCGGCATCGACGAGTTCGTGCTCTCCGGCTACCCGCACCTGGAGGAGGCGTACTGGTTCGGCGAGGGCGTCCTGCCACGTCTAGCCGCACAGGGTCTGTGGCAGCACCCCTTCGCGAAGCCGGCCGCTCCGTCGGCGCAGGTGCCCTTCACTAGGTGATTCGCCCGAGTGAGCCGAGGTGCGCCGTCCGTACCTCGGCCGTTTGCCCCTGCACCAGCAGGAACATCCCCTCGCGTGCCAGCCGCTGTGCCGGGCTGTCCAGGCCGATCGACCGCCCGCCACCGGCCACGACCGCCGCGGTCGTGGCCGCGCGCATGACGTCGTACGCCCGCGTCTTGACCGCCAGTCGCTCGTCGATGCGCTCGGTCGGCACCGGGTGGTCGGCCAGCTCGTACGCCTGCCGCCTGACCTCGTCCAGGCGGGTGCGTAGCGCATCCGCGGTCTCCTTCGCGGTGGGGTCGCCGTCAGCCGCGTCCAGCAGGTCGAGCGCGGACGCGGTGATGCCGAAGACGGCCGGTGAGGCGTTGGTGTTCTTCGGGCGGTCGGTGGCTGCCCAGGTCTCGTACGGGGTACGCAGGGCCACCGCGTCCTCGGGCAGCCACAGGCCGTCGAGCTCCAGAGAGACCGTCCGGGACGCGGTGAGCGCGGCGAGCCGCATCGGGGGCGAGGGACGCAGACCGGGCTGCTCCCGCGCCTCGGTGAACGCGAACAGCGCCTCGTCCGCCTCCGTGACTCCGGCCAGCAGCATCACGTCGTTGAGTCCCCAGCCCGTGTACCAGGGCACCGTCCCGTCGAAGCGCCAGCCTGCCCGCTCGCGCGTGACCCGGACCGGGACGCGCGGATGGGCACGCAACTGCGCGTAGGCCACCCCGGACAGCAGCTCACCCTGCGCCAAGGGTGCCAACAGCCGCTCCCTGATGGGGAGTTGAGCCTTGGTGAGAGTCTGTACCGGCGTATGGTGCTGGGTCTGCACGAACCACGTCGAGCAGCACGCCCCGGCCAGGACCTCCGCGGTCTCCCGGGCCACCGCGGCGGGCGCAGCCGACCCGCCGTACGCCACTGGCGCGCTCACTCCGAGCAGCCCCGACCCCTTGATCGCCTGGATGCTGCTCGCGGGCACGCCCTCCTGGTCCACGCGCTCCGCCTGGGGTGCCAGCACCTCGGCCGCGAGCCGGCGCGCCTCGGTGACGAGAGGGTGCGGTGCGGTGGTCATCGAAAAAATCTCCCGGTGTCGTGGTGTCCGGTGTCGATCCGGCCGTCTCCCGTTCGTGTAGGGAGTGAGAAGCGGTACACGACCGAGGAGGACATCTCATGAAGCACTATCTGTTGAGCGTGATGCAGCCGGTGGGCGAGCCTCCCGCGCCCGAGGTCCTGAAGGAGATCATGCACAACCTCGACGTCCTCCACGCGGAGCTGCGCGAGGCGGGCGCCTGGGTGTTCGCCGGGGGACTGCACGGCCCGGAGACGGCCACCGTGCTGCGGGCCCAGGACGGCGACGTGCTGATCACCGACGGCCCGTACACCGAGAGCAAGGAGCACCTGGGCGGGATCTGCCTGATCAAGGCACCCGACCTGGACGCGGCGCTCGAATGGGGCCGCAAGGCGACGATCGCGACCACGCTCCCCATCGAGGTGCGGCCCTTCATGGGCGAAGCCGAGGACTGATGACCCCGAACGCCGACATCGAGGCGGTCTTCCGCGCGGAGTACGGCCGCGCGGTCGCCGTCCTCGTCCGCTTCCTCGGCGGCATCGACCTCGCCGAGGAAGCGGTTCAGGACGCGTTCGCCACGGCCCTGCGGACATGGCCGGAGTCGGGCGTGCCCCCGAGCCCGGCCGGGTGGATCATCACCACCGCCCGCAACCGGGCCATCGACCGGCTGCGCCGCGAGTCCTCGCGCGAGGCCCGGCACGCCGAGGCGGCCCACCTGTACGCGCAGGACGAACCGGCCGAGGAGGGCCCCGTGCGCGACGACCGGCTCCGCCTGATCTTCACCTGCTGCCACCCGGCGCTCGCCACCCAGGCGCAGGTGGCCCTCACCCTGCGACTGCTCGGCGGTCTCACGACCCCACAGATCGCGCGCGCCTTCCTCGTACCCGAGCCCACCATGGCCCAGCGCCTCGTCAGGGCCAAGGCCAAGATCCGCGACGCCCGCATCCCGTACCGCATCCCGCGCGACGCCGACCTCCCGGACCGGGTGCGGGGAGTGCTGGCGGTCGTCTACCTCATCTTCAACGAGGGGTACGGCGGCCGGGCGGACCTCTGCGCCGAGGCCCTCCGCCTCGGCCGTCTCCTGGCCGAACTGATGCCGGACGAGCCCGAGGCCCTCGGCCTGCTCGCGCTGATGCTCCTCATCGAGGCCCGGCGGCCCGCTCGTACGACACCCGACGGCGAGCTGGTCCTCCTCTCCGACCAGGACCGCTCCCAGTGGGACCGGGCCCTGATCGCCGAGGGACAGTCCCTCGTACGCGCCTGCCTGCGGCGCAACCGGCCGGGCCCGTACCAGATCCAGGCCGCGATCAACGCCGTGCACAGCGATGCCCCGACCCCGGCCGCCACCGACTGGGGCCAGATCCTCCAGCTGTACGACCAGCTGGCCGCGCTCACCCCGAGTCCGGTGGTCGCCCTCAACCGGGCCGTGGCCGTGGCCGAGGTCGACGGGCCGAAGCCGGCGCTGGCCCTCGTCGACGCACTCGACCTGGACGGTTACCACGCCTTCCACGCCGTACGAGCGGACCTGCTGCGCCGACTCGGCCGTCACACCGAGGCCGTGCGGGCGTACGACGCGGCCATCGCGCTCACCGAGAACGCGGCGGAGCGCACGTACCTCGAACGCAGCCGGGCGGCGCTCGTACGAACCTGATGCCGTAAGCGCCGCCCGCACGGGCCCGAGCCCGCGAAACTCACACGCTGAGTGCCTCCCGCACCGACCGCTCCGCCTCCTGTCCCCCCTCGCCCGAGGACGTGACCCGCCCGGCCTCCAGGACGTAGTACCGCTGCGCCGCCCGCATCGCGAAGCCGACGTGCTGCTCGACCAGGAGGACGGACAGCCCGCCGCGTGCCGCGAGCGCGAGGATCGTCTCCTCGATCTCGGTCACCACGGAGGGCTGGATGCCCTCGGTGGGCTCGTCCAGGAGGAGGAGCCGAGGGTCCGTCACCAGGGCGCGGGCGATGGCGAGTTGCTGCCGCTGGCCGCCCGAGAGCAGCCCGGCTCGCCGGCCCGAGAGGGCCCGGAGCGCCGGGAAGAGGTCCAGTGCCTCGGCGATCGCCTCCTTGCCGCGCGAACGTCCGTCGGCGACCAACTGGAGGTTCTCCGCGGTCGTGAGGTGCGGGAAGGCCTGCTGCCCCTGCGGAACGTAGGCCATGCCTCGGGCCACCCGCTCATGGGGCTTGCGACGGGTGATGTCCTCGCCGTCGAGACGGACGGTGCCGCTCTGCGGGGTGAGCAGTCCCACGGCGGTTCGCAGGAGGGTGCTCTTTCCGGCGCCGTTGTGTCCAAGGACGGCAGCCACGCCGTTGTGCGGGACTTCGACGGAGACCCCGTGCAGGACGGAACTGCGGTGGTAGCCGACGCGTACGTTGTCGATCTCCAGCATCATGTCCGCTCACGCCTCCTGTACGGCGACGCCCGCGGCAGCCTCGCCCATCGGGGCCTCACCGGCCGGGGACTCGGTGGCCGGCGCCTCGGCCGCGTGCCCGAGATACACCTCCTGCACCTTCGGATCCGCCTGCACCTCGGCCACCGTCCCCTCGCTCAGTACCTTGCCCGCGTGCAGCACGCTGACGCTGCGGGCGAAGGAGCGCATGAAGTCCATGTCGTGCTCGATGACGACGACGGTCCGCTCCTGGCTGATCAGCTCCAACAGCTCGCCGGTGGCCTGCCGTTCGTCGTGGCTCATGCCCGCCACCGGTTCGTCGAGCAGCAGCAGCCGTACGTCCTGGACGAGCAGCATCCCTATCTCCAGCCACTGCTTCTGACCGTGGGCCAGGGTTCCCGCCGGGCTGTCGGCGAGTTCGGTGAGGCCCACCGTCTCCAGTGCGCGGGCGACGGGCTCAGGTACGCCCTTTCGGCGGCGCAGCATCGTCAGCACGCCCCGGCCCGCGCCCGCCGCGATGTCCAGGTTCTGAAGCACCGTCAACTCATCGAAGACAGTGGCAGTTTGGAAGGTCCGGCCGATCCCCGAGCGGGCGATCCTGTGCACGCTGCGTCCGAGGATGTCCTCGCCGCCGAAGCGCACCGATCCCTCCGCCTTCACCAGCCCGGTGACGGCGTCGACCAGCGTCGTCTTGCCCGCGCCGTTCGGCCCGATGAGGAAGCGCAGATCGCCCGGGCGCACGTCGAGGTCCACTCCGTCGACAGCGGTGAAACCGTCGAAGGACACGCGCAGTTGCCGTATCTCAAGACCTGAGAGCTCACTCATACCGCTTCTCCCACAGGAAGGACGGGCGCCTTCTCGTCGATCCCCTGCTCATCGGCCGGCCGGGAAGACCTGCGCCGCCGCCGTACGATCCCCACCAGCGACGCGAGTCCGCCCGGCAGGAACGCCAGGGCCACGATGAACAGCAGCCCCTGGAAGTAGGTCCAGGCCGCGGGGAACTCCTCCGAAAGCGCCGTCTTGGCCCAGGCGACACCGACCGCGCCGAGTACCGCGCCCACCAGACTCGCCCTGCCGCCCACCGCGGCGCCGATGACCAGCTCGATGGACGGCACGATCCCGATCAGCGCCGGGGAGATGATGCCGACCGCGGGCACGAACAGGGCGCCCGCGAGTCCGGCCATGCCCGCCGCCACGACGTACGCGACGAGCTTCACGTTCGCCGGGTTGTACCCGAGGAAGCGGACCCGCTCCTCGGAGTCCCGTACGGCGACGAGGAGTTCGCCGTACCGGCTGTGGATGAGCTGGCGGGCCAGCGCGATCAGGAGGAGCAGGACCGCGGCGATGATGAAGTACACCATCCGCTGGTTGACCGGGTCGTCGAGGTCGTAGCCGAAGAAGCCCTGGATGTCGGTGAGTCCGTTGGTGCCGCCGGTGGTGGCCTGCTGGCCGATCAGCCAGATGGCGAAGGCGGCGGCGAGGGCCTGGCTGAGGATCGCGAAGTACGCGCCCTTCACCCGGCGCCGGAAGATGAACGAACCGAGGATCGTCGCGACGGCCATCGGCAGCAGCACGGTCGCCGCGAGCGCGAAGAGCGGATTGGCGAACGGCTGCCACCACCAGGGGAGTTCGGTGGCCGTTCCGTACAACTGCATGAAGTCGGGGAGGTTGCCGGGCCCCGCGTCCGCGATCTTCAGGTGCATCGCCATGGCATAGCCGCCGAGCCCGAAGAAGACGCCCTGCCCGAGCGTCAGCAGTCCGCCGCGACCCCATGCCAGGCAGATGCCGACGGCGACGATCGCGGTGCACAGGTACTTGGCGAGCAGCCCGAGCCGGAAGTCGGACAGCGCGAGCGGGGCCACGGCGAAGAGCACGACGGCGCCCACGGCGAAGCCGGCCGCGGGGCGCAGGGCCGCGAACCGCCCCTTGATGCCGGCGGGTGGGGTGGTGGTCATACGAGACTCCTCGTACGCAGCGTGTACAGCCCCTGGGGCCGCCACTGGAGGAACGCGACGATGGCCACGAGGACCAGCACCTTCGCGACGCTGACGGTGGTGGAGTACTCCAGGACGGACTGCAGCACGCCCAGCACGAAGGCGACGATCACGGTGCCCTTGAGCTGTCCGATGCCGCCGACCACGATCACCAGGAAGGCGTCGATGATCACGTTGGTGCCCATCGTGGGACCGATCGGACCGACCAGTGTCAGCGCCACACCGGCCACTCCGGCGAGCCCGGATCCGATGAAGAACGCGGTGCGGTCGACGCGGCCGGTGGAGATGCCGGACACCTCGGCCAGGTCCCGGTTCTGCACGACGGCACGGATCCGGCGGCCGAGCGGGGTGAGCCGCAGCGTCAGCGCCAGCGCGACGACCGCCGCCAGCGCCAGCCCCAGAATGAACAGGCGGCTGTTGGCGAAGGTGAGCGGGTCGTCGCCACCGATGACGGTGATGTTCCCGGTAAGGACATCGGGCGCGCGGGTCTGCACATTGGGTGCGCCGAAGATATCGCGGGCGAGTTGCTGGAGCATCAGTGAGACGCCCCATGTGACGAGAAGTGTGTCGAGTGGCCGGAGGTAAAGGCGGCGAATCAGCAGCCATTCAAGGAGGGCGCCGAGTGCCCCCGACACGAGAAAGGCGACGGGCAGCGCGACGAGGAGCGAAATTCCTGCGCTGGAAATGGACTTCTGGAGGACGTAGGTGGTGTAGGCGCCGGCCATGATGAACTCGCCGTGGGCCATGTTGATGACATTCATCTGGCCGAAGGTGAGCGAGAGGCCGAGCGCGATGAGCAGCAGAACGGCACCGATGCTGATGCCGGTGAACATCTGCCCGAGGATCACGGTCATGCGGCGACTCCGGGGAGGCGGGACGCGGGGGCCTCTTCGCGAAGGGCCCCCGCGCGCGGGTGATCAGGAGAGGCCGGCGGCCCAGTCGTAACCCTTGAGGTAGGGGTCCGGCTTGATCGGCTTGCCGGAGTCCCAGACCTGCTCGATCAGCCCGTCGTCACCGATCTTGCCGATACGGGCGGTCTTGTAGATGTGCTGGCTTGCGCCGTCGACCGTGACCTTGCCCTCGGGTGCGTCGAAGGTGATGCCGTCCGAGGCCGCCTTGACCTTCTCGGGGTCGAACGACTTGGCCTTCTCGACCATGGCCTTCCACAGATAGACCGAGGTGTACGCGGCCTCCATCGGGTCACTGGTCGGCTTGTCCTGGCCGTACTTGTCCTTGTACGCCTTCACGAACTTGGTGTTCGCGGCGCCCGGAGTGGTCTGGTAGTAGTTCCAGGCCGTCAACTGGCCCGCCAGGTACTGCGCTCCGATCGACTTGACCTCTTCCTCGGCGATCGACACCGAGACCACCGGCATGCCCTTGGCGGTCAGGCCCGCGGACTTGTACTCCTTGAAGAAGGCCACGTTCGAGTCGCCGTTGAGGGTGTTGAAGACCGCGTCCGCCTTCGACGCCTTCACCTTGTTGGCGATCGTGCTGAACTCCGTGGAGCCCAGCGGCGCGTAGTCCTCGCCGAGCACCGTCATGCCGTTGGCCTTCGCGTACGCCTTGATCTCCTTGTTGGCGGTGCGCGGGAAGACGTAGTCGCTGCCGACCAGGTAGATCTTCTTCTTGCCCTGGCTCTTGAGGTAGTCGAGCGCCGGGATGATCTGCTGGTTGGTGGTCGCGCCCGTGTAGAAGATGTACGGGGACTCCTCAAGTCCCTCGTACTGCACGGGGTAGAACAGCAGCGACTTGTTCTTCTCGAAGACCGGCTTGACGGCCTTGCGGCTCGCGGAGGTCCAGCAGCCGAAGGTGGCCGCGACCCGGTCCTCCGAGATCAGCTTCTGCGCCTTCTCGGCGAACGTCGGCCAGTCGGAGGCGCCGTCCTCGCTGATCGGCTTGATCTGCTTGCCGAGGACTCCGCCCGAGGCGTTGATCTCGTCGATCGCCAGCTTCAGCGAGTCGCGTACGGTCACCTCGCTGATCGCCATCGTGCCGGACAGCGAGTTGAGCAGTCCGACCTTGACGGTGTCACCGCTCACGTCGGCCTGGGCGGCCTTGTCGGACGTACCGCCCGCGTCGGTCTTCGCGCCGCACGCGGAGAGCGCGACGACGGCCGCGAGTGCGGCGGCGCCGGCCACCACCCGGCGTCGGAGAATATTGGAACCGCTGAAACTGCCGGAACCGCTGGAACCGCTGGACAAAAGAACCCCCTCGGGCTGTGGAGGAGACGACCTCCTGAAGTGCGGTCCACAGCCTCAAGTGACCCTGTTTCCAAGGTGTTTCGCGATACTTTCCCGGCGGTATCTTCCCGCTCTCATGAGGCGGTCGCGGGGAAATCCCGGGGCAACAAAAAATGCCCGGGGCTGAATTCGTGATCCGAATTCACAATTCGCCCGAGGCATTCTAGTTACTTCCTGTGGGAAGTATCTTGGCGGGAGCGCGGTCATGTCAAGGGTGGGAACCGTGAAGGTCGAGCTGGGCGACCACGTCGAAGCCGACACCGTCCGCCCGTGCCAGATAGATGCGTTGGCGGACATGGGCGCCCCGCAGATGGAGCAGGCCGCGCGGGCCCTCGTACGACACCGTCTCGGCCGCCGCTCCGATCGCCGACACGTCGAGCGTCCTGGCCCGGCCGACCAGCGCGGCCAGCAACAGCACGCCCTCGTAACAGGATTCGCCGAGGCTCCCCAGGGCCGGTGCCTCGATGCCGAACCGTCCGGCGTACTGGCCGTGGAAGTCGAGGGTGTCCTGGTTCGCCAGTGAGGCGAAGAACCCGGCGGTGCTGTAGAGGTCCACGGTGGCCGTCGGCCCGCTCGCCATCAGCATGTTCTCGTCCATCAGCGTGCTCAGCCGCAGACAGCGCGCGTCGAGGCCTGCCACGGCGAACGCCCGGTTGAAGCGCACCGCGTCGCTGCCGACGAGCAGCATGAGCACGCCGTCCGCGTCCGACCGCTCGATCCGGCGCAGGACCGCGTCGAAGTCGTGTGTGCCCAGGGGGAGATAGACCTCCCCCTGGATCCTGCCGCCCGCCTCCCGAGCGAAGGCGTGCGCGGCCCGCGCCGTACGACGGGGCCACACATAGTCGTTGCCCACGACGAACCAGCGCCGCACCCCGCGCTCATGGGCCAACAATCCCATCGCGGGCCGCAGTTGATCGCGTGGTGTCTCGCTGGTGAGGAACACGCCCGCGGTGTTCTCACCGCCCTCGTACAGCGCGGTGTAGACGTACGGCACCCGATGAGCGATCCTCGGCGCCAGCGCCTGCCGCACCGAGGAGATGTGCCAGCCCGTGACGCCCTGCACGACCCCCAGGTCCACCAACGCCTCGACGTGGTCGGCGACTTCGCGCGGCCCGCTGCCGCCGTCGACGGGCAGCAGCCGCAGCTCCCTGCCGAGGACCCCGCCCGCGCGGTTGACCTCCTCCGCGGCCAGCTGTGCGCACAGTTCGCAGGTCGGTCCGAAGATCCCCGCCGATCCCTGCATGGGGAAGACGAGGGCCACCCGGAACACGGAGTCGTCTGCCGTGAACCAGTCGGGCGGAGGCGGATCGTGCCGGAACATGGAGTCATGATTTCGGGTCCGCCCGGTGAACTCCAGTCTGTCTCATACCATGTACAAACCCCGGGACCGAGGAGCAGGATGCCCACCCCAACTCCGCGTC harbors:
- a CDS encoding LLM class flavin-dependent oxidoreductase, producing the protein MSLTFHWFLPTNGDSRHVVGGGHGTPATVSGRDRPPTVAYLSQIARAAEDLGFVGALTPTGAWCEDAWLTTAMVSQNTERLKFLVAFRPGFVSPTLAAQMASTFQRQTGGRLLLNVVTGGESHEQRAYGDFLDKDARYRRTGEFLQIVRELWDGKTVDLSGEHLQVEDAKLARVPDPVPEIYFGGSSPIAGEIAARHVDVYLTWGEPPAQVAEKIAWVRGLAEKEGRSVRFGIRLHVITRDTSEQAWAEAHKLLDGFDPETVKSVQAGLARSESEGQQRMLALHGGSRDGLEIHPNLWAGIGLVRGGAGTALVGSHDEVAERIKEYHALGIDEFVLSGYPHLEEAYWFGEGVLPRLAAQGLWQHPFAKPAAPSAQVPFTR
- a CDS encoding acyl-CoA dehydrogenase family protein — encoded protein: MTTAPHPLVTEARRLAAEVLAPQAERVDQEGVPASSIQAIKGSGLLGVSAPVAYGGSAAPAAVARETAEVLAGACCSTWFVQTQHHTPVQTLTKAQLPIRERLLAPLAQGELLSGVAYAQLRAHPRVPVRVTRERAGWRFDGTVPWYTGWGLNDVMLLAGVTEADEALFAFTEAREQPGLRPSPPMRLAALTASRTVSLELDGLWLPEDAVALRTPYETWAATDRPKNTNASPAVFGITASALDLLDAADGDPTAKETADALRTRLDEVRRQAYELADHPVPTERIDERLAVKTRAYDVMRAATTAAVVAGGGRSIGLDSPAQRLAREGMFLLVQGQTAEVRTAHLGSLGRIT
- a CDS encoding YciI family protein yields the protein MKHYLLSVMQPVGEPPAPEVLKEIMHNLDVLHAELREAGAWVFAGGLHGPETATVLRAQDGDVLITDGPYTESKEHLGGICLIKAPDLDAALEWGRKATIATTLPIEVRPFMGEAED
- a CDS encoding RNA polymerase sigma factor, whose translation is MTPNADIEAVFRAEYGRAVAVLVRFLGGIDLAEEAVQDAFATALRTWPESGVPPSPAGWIITTARNRAIDRLRRESSREARHAEAAHLYAQDEPAEEGPVRDDRLRLIFTCCHPALATQAQVALTLRLLGGLTTPQIARAFLVPEPTMAQRLVRAKAKIRDARIPYRIPRDADLPDRVRGVLAVVYLIFNEGYGGRADLCAEALRLGRLLAELMPDEPEALGLLALMLLIEARRPARTTPDGELVLLSDQDRSQWDRALIAEGQSLVRACLRRNRPGPYQIQAAINAVHSDAPTPAATDWGQILQLYDQLAALTPSPVVALNRAVAVAEVDGPKPALALVDALDLDGYHAFHAVRADLLRRLGRHTEAVRAYDAAIALTENAAERTYLERSRAALVRT
- the urtE gene encoding urea ABC transporter ATP-binding subunit UrtE, which codes for MLEIDNVRVGYHRSSVLHGVSVEVPHNGVAAVLGHNGAGKSTLLRTAVGLLTPQSGTVRLDGEDITRRKPHERVARGMAYVPQGQQAFPHLTTAENLQLVADGRSRGKEAIAEALDLFPALRALSGRRAGLLSGGQRQQLAIARALVTDPRLLLLDEPTEGIQPSVVTEIEETILALAARGGLSVLLVEQHVGFAMRAAQRYYVLEAGRVTSSGEGGQEAERSVREALSV
- the urtD gene encoding urea ABC transporter ATP-binding protein UrtD, which gives rise to MSELSGLEIRQLRVSFDGFTAVDGVDLDVRPGDLRFLIGPNGAGKTTLVDAVTGLVKAEGSVRFGGEDILGRSVHRIARSGIGRTFQTATVFDELTVLQNLDIAAGAGRGVLTMLRRRKGVPEPVARALETVGLTELADSPAGTLAHGQKQWLEIGMLLVQDVRLLLLDEPVAGMSHDERQATGELLELISQERTVVVIEHDMDFMRSFARSVSVLHAGKVLSEGTVAEVQADPKVQEVYLGHAAEAPATESPAGEAPMGEAAAGVAVQEA
- the urtC gene encoding urea ABC transporter permease subunit UrtC → MTTTPPAGIKGRFAALRPAAGFAVGAVVLFAVAPLALSDFRLGLLAKYLCTAIVAVGICLAWGRGGLLTLGQGVFFGLGGYAMAMHLKIADAGPGNLPDFMQLYGTATELPWWWQPFANPLFALAATVLLPMAVATILGSFIFRRRVKGAYFAILSQALAAAFAIWLIGQQATTGGTNGLTDIQGFFGYDLDDPVNQRMVYFIIAAVLLLLIALARQLIHSRYGELLVAVRDSEERVRFLGYNPANVKLVAYVVAAGMAGLAGALFVPAVGIISPALIGIVPSIELVIGAAVGGRASLVGAVLGAVGVAWAKTALSEEFPAAWTYFQGLLFIVALAFLPGGLASLVGIVRRRRRSSRPADEQGIDEKAPVLPVGEAV
- the urtB gene encoding urea ABC transporter permease subunit UrtB, with protein sequence MTVILGQMFTGISIGAVLLLIALGLSLTFGQMNVINMAHGEFIMAGAYTTYVLQKSISSAGISLLVALPVAFLVSGALGALLEWLLIRRLYLRPLDTLLVTWGVSLMLQQLARDIFGAPNVQTRAPDVLTGNITVIGGDDPLTFANSRLFILGLALAAVVALALTLRLTPLGRRIRAVVQNRDLAEVSGISTGRVDRTAFFIGSGLAGVAGVALTLVGPIGPTMGTNVIIDAFLVIVVGGIGQLKGTVIVAFVLGVLQSVLEYSTTVSVAKVLVLVAIVAFLQWRPQGLYTLRTRSLV
- the urtA gene encoding urea ABC transporter substrate-binding protein, which encodes MVAGAAALAAVVALSACGAKTDAGGTSDKAAQADVSGDTVKVGLLNSLSGTMAISEVTVRDSLKLAIDEINASGGVLGKQIKPISEDGASDWPTFAEKAQKLISEDRVAATFGCWTSASRKAVKPVFEKNKSLLFYPVQYEGLEESPYIFYTGATTNQQIIPALDYLKSQGKKKIYLVGSDYVFPRTANKEIKAYAKANGMTVLGEDYAPLGSTEFSTIANKVKASKADAVFNTLNGDSNVAFFKEYKSAGLTAKGMPVVSVSIAEEEVKSIGAQYLAGQLTAWNYYQTTPGAANTKFVKAYKDKYGQDKPTSDPMEAAYTSVYLWKAMVEKAKSFDPEKVKAASDGITFDAPEGKVTVDGASQHIYKTARIGKIGDDGLIEQVWDSGKPIKPDPYLKGYDWAAGLS
- a CDS encoding substrate-binding domain-containing protein, which translates into the protein MFRHDPPPPDWFTADDSVFRVALVFPMQGSAGIFGPTCELCAQLAAEEVNRAGGVLGRELRLLPVDGGSGPREVADHVEALVDLGVVQGVTGWHISSVRQALAPRIAHRVPYVYTALYEGGENTAGVFLTSETPRDQLRPAMGLLAHERGVRRWFVVGNDYVWPRRTARAAHAFAREAGGRIQGEVYLPLGTHDFDAVLRRIERSDADGVLMLLVGSDAVRFNRAFAVAGLDARCLRLSTLMDENMLMASGPTATVDLYSTAGFFASLANQDTLDFHGQYAGRFGIEAPALGSLGESCYEGVLLLAALVGRARTLDVSAIGAAAETVSYEGPRGLLHLRGAHVRQRIYLARADGVGFDVVAQLDLHGSHP